In the Syntrophorhabdus sp. genome, CAGGGCTGCTACTATCACCTCAAGAACCATCTCCGGAAAGTGCGCGAGAACGCGGTCTTCGTGAGCCTCAGTGAGCCGGCAGGGGAAGACGGCGTCTCCTGGGAGGAGATGATAGCCTCCGACGATTCCTCGTCCTTCGCCCGCCTCGAAGAGAAATTGAAGTTCCAGGCGATCACCGACGCCTGCAGTTCGGACCGGGACCGTCAGGTCCTAACGCTTCTCATGCAGGACCTGTCGGTGAGAGAAGTGGGGACGCGCCTCGGCATCTCCCACGTCATGGTCCTCAAGATCCGCAACAGGATCCGGGACAACTACTTTCGAAGGGTGGGGGAAGAATAGTCTCAGGCAGAGACGAAAGACCCCGGAAAACCATGCTCTCCCATCACCCATGACCCATGACCCATCACCTGCATTTTTCTGTATCTTTTATTTTCAACTTGGTTTATATATCTCTCTAATGTTCCCAATACAAGAGGAAGGAGGTGAAAAGGAATGAAGAAGGTTCTGGTAGTGTTCTTTGCAGTGGTGATCGGTCTTTCCCTCACCCTGACAGGGTTTGCGCAGGAGAAGAAGGCAACACCGGCAACTCCCGCGACGCCCGCCAAGGTAGAGGCCCCGGCCCCGGTTGAGAAAGAGAAGCCGGCGAAGAAGGAAAAGAAGGTCAAGAAGACGAAGAAGACGAAGAAGGCAGGAGCTCCCGCCGAGGAGAAACCGGCCGAAACGAAGTAAGCAAGCCAGCGAAAACCCGGAAAACTGTTTCACGAAAGGGGAGAAGAGATTCTCCCCTTTTCATCTCGTCCCCCGCTCTCTTGCCGTTCCTTTCCAGATGCCATCCATTTTGTGATATAATGACTGCTCATGCGAAGGATCATCATCGATATCGACAACACCCTGTGGGACCTGGCGCCCGTGCTCTACGAGCGGCTGCAGACGGCCAGTCCGGGGTTTCCCCACCATTCGCAGTGGCACAACTGGAGTTTCTGGAAGGGGCTCATTCCGGCGGAGCGTCTCTACGGCATCGTACGGGACGTCCACATGGACCAGGAGACCTTCGAACCGTACAGCGATTCCCGCGGTTTTCTCGAGAGGCTTCGCCGAAAAGGCTTTCACATAATCATCGCCAGCCACCGGGAGAAGCAGACCTATGCGTCGACGGAAAGGTGGCTCCACAAACACGACCTGCCCTTCGACGAGATCCATCTGAGCTATGACAAGACGGTGCTCTTCGACGATTGCTGGGCGGTTGTCGACGACAGCCCTGTGACCCTGGAAGCGGCGAGACGGGCGGGAATCGTCAGAGCGGGCCTTAAGAACCCCTGGAACGAATTCGAAGACCACCCTCTCTTCGCGGACCTGGGGGAGATATACGCCTACCTTGAATCTCGGTGCGCGGCGGGAAAGAAGGAGTGATGCTGCCGTTGTGGGAGGACCATCACAGGCCAAGGAACCGTCTCAAGTCTCAGGTCCCAAGTCACAGGTTCAAAGGCCAAGAAGATTCGCTGCCCGCTCAACAGTTGTGTTGAGAACCGCGCCACTTCCGCCATCTTTCTTTGGCGACCTGCAACCCGCGAAGAGGTGACCCATGAGAAGCTACAGGAAAGAGCTCTGGTTCAATGTGCCCGCACGGCGGGGGTTTGTGAATATTACGCCGCAGGTGGAGGAGTGCCTGCGCGAGAGCGGGGTCATGGAGGGCCTCGTCCTCGTGAACGCCATGCATATCACGGCGTCGGTCTTCATCAACGATGACGAGTCGGGCCTTCACCATGACTTCGATGTGTGGCTCGAGAAGCTCGCTCCCCACGAGCCGGTCTCGGGGTACAGGCACAACGTCGGCGAGGACAACGCCGACGGGCACTTAAAGCGGCAGATCATGGGCAGGGAGGTGGTCGTGGCCATAACGGAAGGCCGCCTCGACTTCGGCCCCTGGGAGCAGATATTCTACGGCGAATTCGACGGTCGCAGGAGAAAACGGGTGCTTGTCAAGATCATAGGGGAGTAGAAAAGACGGCTTGAGCCGCTTGAATGGCTTGAACCGCTTGAGCGTCGGGAAGAACTACAAATCCTATAAGTCCCAGGCATCCTATAGGTCTTATACGTCCCATAGGTCCTATAGTGGTCTTATAGGTCCTATTCCAGAAAAAGCCGCAGCCCCTGCTCATCCCAAAGGATGGACAGGGGCTGTTCTTCTACTTTATCGCCCTGTGGTAGGACTGGAGTGATCTTACCTTGATCTCACCCTTTTTGGCCACGGATGCCTTTATGCCCTCGGCGGTTGCCTTCGCGGCGGCCGTTGTGGTGATGTAGGGTATCTTGTACTTTATGGCCGTCTTTCGGATGTAGGAATCGTCATACTTGCTGTTCTTGCCCGATGGCGTGTTGATGACGAGATGGATCTCCTTGTTGTGGATGGCGTCGACGATGTTGGGCCGGCCCTCATGCACCTTCTTGATCTGGGTACTTTTCACGCCCTTTTCGGTGAGGAACCGGTGCGTCCCCTCGGTGGCGACGATGGTGAACCCCAGCTTGACGAGCTGTTTCGCGACGTCCACGATGTCCCCTTTGTCGCGGTCCACAACGGTGATAAGGACGTTGCCCGATTGGGGGAGCCTCTGACCGGCCGCCTCCTGGGATTTCGCGAAGGCCAGCCCGAAAGAGCCTGCCATGCCCAGGACCTCGCCGGTGGACTTCATCTCCGGGCCGAGGGTCGGGTCGACCTCGGGGAACATGTTAAAGGGGAAAACGGCCTCCTTGACACCCACATGGGGATATGTCTTCTGCGTGAGGCCCATGTCCCTGAGCTTCTTGCCCAGCATGAGCTGCGTCGCTACGCGGGCCATCTGCACGCCCGTCACCTTGGAGACGAGAGGGACCGTCCGTGACGCCCGGGGGTTCGCCTCGAGGATATAGACCTTGTCATTGGCGATGGCGTACTGGATGTTCATGAGACCCACGACCTTGAGCGCGATGGCGAGCTTCTTCGTGTATTCATTGATAGTGGCGATGTGTTCTTCCGACAGCGTTCTGGGGGGTATGGCGCAGGCGCTGTCTCCGGAGTGGACCCCGGCTAGCTCGATGTGTTCCATGATGGAGGGGACAAAGGCGTCAACGCCGTCGGAGATGGCGTCCGCCTCGACCTCCACGGCATTCTCCAGGAACTTGTCGATGAGTATGGGTCTGCCGGGCGAGATATCCACGGCGGCGTTCACGTAGGCCTTGAGCATCTCGTCATCGTAGACGACCTCCATGCCCCGTCCGCCGAGGACATAAGAGGGGCGCACCATGAGGGGATAACCGATCCCGTGCGCAACCTCCAGCGCCTCTTCGAGAATGACGGCCGTGCCGCTCTCAGGCTGGGGGATGCCTATTTTCTTTATGATCTGGCTGAACCGCTTGCGGTCTTCAGCTATATCGATGCTCTCCGGGGACGTCCCAAGGACGTTCACACCGGCGTCTTCGAGCTGCCGTGCCAGGTTGAGCGGGGTCTGCCCGCCGAACTGCACGATGGCGCCGATGGGTTTTTCCTTCTCGTAGATGCTCAGGACGTCTTCCACCGTGAGGGGCTCGAAGTAGAGTTTGTCCGAGGTGTCGTAGTCGGTGGAGACCGTCTCGGGGTTGCAGTTGACCATGATGGATTCGTATCCCTCGTCGCGCAGGGTGAAGGCGGCATGGACGCAGGTGTAATCGAACTCGATGCCCTGGCCGATGCGGTTCGGGCCGCCGCCGAGGATCATCACCTTCCTGCGGTCGCTCACCGCCACTTCGTCGGGGGCGTTATAGGTCGAGTAATAGTATGCCGCATCGGCGCCGCTGACAGGCACCCGGCACCATGTCTCATTCTTGCCGAGGGCCTGCCGCCTCTTCCTGATATCCGTTTCCGGGACGTTGAGGAGGAACGAGAGATACCTGTCGGAGAAGCCGTCCTCTTTCGCCTTGACGAGGATGGCATCGGGGAGCGCCCCTCCCTTGTGGCGGAGGATCTCCTCCTCGAGGTCAAGTATCCCCTTCATCTGTTCTATGAACCACCGTTTGATCTTCGTCTTCTCGTGAAGCTCGTCGATGGAGGCACCCTTGCGAAGGGCCTCGTACATGATGAACTGCCGTTCAGAGGAGGGCTCATTGAGCATGCGCATGAGGTCGTCGAGAGGCAATTGGTTGAAATTCTTCGCAAAACCAAGTCCGTATCGCTTTGTCTCCAGGGAACGGATCGCCTTCTGAAAGGCTTCCTTGTACGTCTTGCCGATGCTCATCGCCTCGCCCACAGCCTTCATCTGGGTGCCCAACCTGTCCTCGGCCTCGCTGAACTTCTCGAAGGCCCACCGGGCGAACTTGATGACCACGTAGTCTCCCGAGGGAACATACTCGTCGAGCCCCTTCCCGCGGTAGTAGGGAATGTCCTTCAGGGTGTAGCCGCCAGCCAGCTTCGCCGAGATGAAGGCGATGGGGAAGCCTGTCGCCTTTGACGCAAGGGCCGACGAGCGGGACGTTCTGGGATTGATCTCTATGACAACGATGCGGCCCGTGTCCGGATCGTGCGCGAACTGTATATTGGTACCCCCGATGACCTCTATGGCTTCCACGATGCGGTAGGAATAATCCTGAAGTCTCTTCTGGACCTCTTCAGAGATGGTGAGCATCGGCGCAGAGCAGAATGAGTCGCCCGTGTGAACGCCCATGGGATCGATGTTCTCGATGAAGCAGACGGTGATCATCCTGTTGTCCGCGTCGCGGACGACCTCGAGCTCCAGCTCTTCCCAGCCCACCACGGCCTCTTCGATGAGGATCTGCCCGATGAGGCTTGCCGAGATGCCCCGGCTCGCTATTGTCCGCAACTCTTCCTTGTTGAAAGCTATGCCCCCTCCGGTACCCCCCATGGTATACGCGGGACGGATGACGATGGGATATCCCAGCTTGTCCGCGATCTCGAGGGCCTCTTCCACGGAATAGGCCAGCGCGCTCTCGGGCATGGGAATATTGAGCTTTTTCATGGTCTTCTTGAACTCGTCGCGGTCCTCGCCGCGCTCGATCGCGTCGGCCTGGACCCCTATGATACGGACCCCGTGTTTCTCGAGTATCCCCCTGCGGGACAGCTCCGCGGCAAGGTTGAGGCCCGTCTGCCCTCCCAGGTTGGGGAGGAGCCCCTGGGGTTTCTCCTTTTCTATGATCTTTTCTATGACGTCGATGGTGAGGGGTTCCACGTACGTGTGGTCCGCCATCCCGGGGTCGGTCATGATCGTCGCGGGGTTGGAATTCACGAGGACTATCTTATACCCGGCGGCCCTCAAGGCCTTGCAGGCCTGGGTGCCGGAGTAGTCGAACTCGCACGCCTGCCCGATGATGATGGGACCGGAGCCTATGATGAGGACCTTGTCGATGCCTTTGATCTTGGGAGGTTTTTTCATTGCCGGGGATTCCTTTCGGATTTGCTCTGCATCGTAACAGAAGAGTGGCAGTCAGTCAAGCGTTTTCAAAGGATTTCAGATCCTGGTAACCGGTGAAGAAAAAAAGACAATGACCAACGAAGAAGACAATGATCATTGGTCATTCTTCTCTTACAGCAAGGCAAGATTGTAAAGCCACTCCCGGCTCCATCCGCCGGGGATGGTGAGACAGAAAAGGAGGATCGCCAGGAAAAGCAGTATCCTGAACCAGGTCCCCGCATTGAGACGGGAGGGGATCGTTGCGATCAGCGACGCCGGTGCGAAACGCAGGGTGCTGAGCTCTGCGGTCTTCCTGGAACCCCTTCGCGCCGATCCGGCTATCAGCAAAAGGCCGATGAGGGCCACCAGGGCGTTCAGGAAACAGCCGGTATCGACCCCTCTGAAGAGAGGCCCGGGGGCCTGGAAGATATCTATGGCCAGATCGAAGATTCCGCACCACAAGATGAAATGGCCGAGGAGCCTACCCTGTCCCTGGGTGCCCCGCCGTCCCGCGACAAGGAGGATCAGCATGAGGATGAAGTATTTGAACACCTCGTAAAGGGCGACGGGGTGCCGGAAGCCCTCGACGTGGGGGAATTTCACCGCCCACCACGCCGTGCTCACGTAGCCGTAGACCTCTCCGTTCAAATGGCCGCCGAGGCGCACAAGCGCGAGGAGAAAGGCGAAGGGTATGACCAGCTCGTCGGCGAGGAGAAGAAAGTTCTTCCTGTGGATGACGCAGAAGAGGACCACCCCTGCCAGCGCTCCGACTATGACCCCTTCGTACGCCATGCCCCCCTTCCAGAAGGCGAAGATCTCGGAGTGCCTGCCGCGGAAGATCTCCCATTCGTAGACAAGGATCTGAAAGGCGCGTCCAGCGACAAGGCAGGACAGGGAGAAGATGAGAGAAAGGTCCCAGACCTGTCTCGAAGACAG is a window encoding:
- a CDS encoding sigma-70 family RNA polymerase sigma factor translates to MKFEFMVKRLSPVLKRITKRLNGHHAYFDEEDLYQEALTHLWGAFRKGSIDDKTDSYILQGCYYHLKNHLRKVRENAVFVSLSEPAGEDGVSWEEMIASDDSSSFARLEEKLKFQAITDACSSDRDRQVLTLLMQDLSVREVGTRLGISHVMVLKIRNRIRDNYFRRVGEE
- a CDS encoding YjbQ family protein — its product is MRSYRKELWFNVPARRGFVNITPQVEECLRESGVMEGLVLVNAMHITASVFINDDESGLHHDFDVWLEKLAPHEPVSGYRHNVGEDNADGHLKRQIMGREVVVAITEGRLDFGPWEQIFYGEFDGRRRKRVLVKIIGE
- the carB gene encoding carbamoyl-phosphate synthase large subunit — translated: MKKPPKIKGIDKVLIIGSGPIIIGQACEFDYSGTQACKALRAAGYKIVLVNSNPATIMTDPGMADHTYVEPLTIDVIEKIIEKEKPQGLLPNLGGQTGLNLAAELSRRGILEKHGVRIIGVQADAIERGEDRDEFKKTMKKLNIPMPESALAYSVEEALEIADKLGYPIVIRPAYTMGGTGGGIAFNKEELRTIASRGISASLIGQILIEEAVVGWEELELEVVRDADNRMITVCFIENIDPMGVHTGDSFCSAPMLTISEEVQKRLQDYSYRIVEAIEVIGGTNIQFAHDPDTGRIVVIEINPRTSRSSALASKATGFPIAFISAKLAGGYTLKDIPYYRGKGLDEYVPSGDYVVIKFARWAFEKFSEAEDRLGTQMKAVGEAMSIGKTYKEAFQKAIRSLETKRYGLGFAKNFNQLPLDDLMRMLNEPSSERQFIMYEALRKGASIDELHEKTKIKRWFIEQMKGILDLEEEILRHKGGALPDAILVKAKEDGFSDRYLSFLLNVPETDIRKRRQALGKNETWCRVPVSGADAAYYYSTYNAPDEVAVSDRRKVMILGGGPNRIGQGIEFDYTCVHAAFTLRDEGYESIMVNCNPETVSTDYDTSDKLYFEPLTVEDVLSIYEKEKPIGAIVQFGGQTPLNLARQLEDAGVNVLGTSPESIDIAEDRKRFSQIIKKIGIPQPESGTAVILEEALEVAHGIGYPLMVRPSYVLGGRGMEVVYDDEMLKAYVNAAVDISPGRPILIDKFLENAVEVEADAISDGVDAFVPSIMEHIELAGVHSGDSACAIPPRTLSEEHIATINEYTKKLAIALKVVGLMNIQYAIANDKVYILEANPRASRTVPLVSKVTGVQMARVATQLMLGKKLRDMGLTQKTYPHVGVKEAVFPFNMFPEVDPTLGPEMKSTGEVLGMAGSFGLAFAKSQEAAGQRLPQSGNVLITVVDRDKGDIVDVAKQLVKLGFTIVATEGTHRFLTEKGVKSTQIKKVHEGRPNIVDAIHNKEIHLVINTPSGKNSKYDDSYIRKTAIKYKIPYITTTAAAKATAEGIKASVAKKGEIKVRSLQSYHRAIK